From a single Chiloscyllium punctatum isolate Juve2018m chromosome 31, sChiPun1.3, whole genome shotgun sequence genomic region:
- the LOC140457063 gene encoding breast cancer metastasis-suppressor 1 homolog isoform X1, whose protein sequence is MWTMPGQQPQKDKEKEEEKADEEMEQDSPENEETSDEETGSTSASEEEGEDSSEMDDEDCERRRTACLDEMSDLEKQFTDLKEQLYKERLSQVEAKLDEVIAGKATEYLEPLAVLQKNMKIRMEVAGVYKDLCLEVIRNRYECELQGARQHLESEKLLLFDNMRNELLERIQRLEEDKQSIDITSEWWNEEVRGKRNKKKCDTFKPEKKKKAATVSGPYIVYMLRDIDILEDWTAIKKAKAVVAQQKRKSDGTGTEAAHGKKAKTSSQVLNDTAVPKQEKHLYLAKCEDGRLFYEGDWYSKGQSIILEIKDEAPSHATITAISTGEVWLRRLDGSKTKLYVSQLQKGKYSIHKA, encoded by the exons GACAATGCCTGGGCAGCAGCCGCAGAAAGACAAAGAAAAGGAAGAGGAGAAGGCTGATGAGGAAATGGAGCAGGATTCTCCAGAGAATGAGGAGACCTCGGATGAGGAGACCGGCAGTACTTCTGCATCTGAGGAGGAGGGTGAAGACAGCTCAG AAATGGACGATGAGGACTGTGAGCGGCGCCGCACAGCGTGTCTGGATGAAATGTCGGATTTGGAGAAGCAGTTCACGGATCTGAAAGAACA ACTGTACAAAGAGAGATTGAGTCAGGTTGAAGCCAAACTGGATGAGGTGATCGCAGGGAAAGCAACTGAGTACTTGGAGCCCCTGGCTGTCCTGCAGAAGAACATGAAAATCAGAATGGAGGTGGCAG GAGTATATAAAGATTTGTGTTTGGAAGTAATCAGAAACAGGTACGAGTGTGAACTGCAGGGAGCTCGACAACATCTGGAG AGTGAGAAGCTGTTACTGTTCGATAACATGCGGAATGAGCTATTGGAGCGAATTCAGCGATTGGAGGAGGACAAGCAAAGTATAGACATAACCTCTG AATGGTGGAATGAGGAGGTCCGTGGGAAACGGAACAAGAAGAAATGTGACACCTTTAAACCAGAAAAAAAGAAGAAGGCAGCGACTGTGTCTG GGCCATACATTGTCTACATGTTGCGAGACATTGATATCTTGGAGGACTGGACTGCAATTAAAAAG GCAAAAGCAGTTGTCGCCCagcaaaagagaaaatcagaTG GTAcaggtactgaagcagcccatggTAAAAAGGCAAAGACCTCATCTCAAGTGCTAAATGACACAG CTGTACCTAAGCAGGAAAAACATTTGTACTTGGCCAAGTGTGAAGATGGAAGATTATTCTATGAGGGAGACTGGTACAGCAAGGGGCAGAGCATCATACTGGAGATAAAGGATGAAGCACCCTCACA TGCAACAATTACGGCTATCAGCACAGGAGAGGTCTGGCTCCGCAGGTTAGATGGCAGCAAAACCAAATTGTACGTCAGCCAGCTTCAGAAAGGGAAATATTCTATCCACAAGGCATGA
- the LOC140457063 gene encoding breast cancer metastasis-suppressor 1 homolog isoform X2, protein MPGQQPQKDKEKEEEKADEEMEQDSPENEETSDEETGSTSASEEEGEDSSEMDDEDCERRRTACLDEMSDLEKQFTDLKEQLYKERLSQVEAKLDEVIAGKATEYLEPLAVLQKNMKIRMEVAGVYKDLCLEVIRNRYECELQGARQHLESEKLLLFDNMRNELLERIQRLEEDKQSIDITSEWWNEEVRGKRNKKKCDTFKPEKKKKAATVSGPYIVYMLRDIDILEDWTAIKKAKAVVAQQKRKSDGTGTEAAHGKKAKTSSQVLNDTAVPKQEKHLYLAKCEDGRLFYEGDWYSKGQSIILEIKDEAPSHATITAISTGEVWLRRLDGSKTKLYVSQLQKGKYSIHKA, encoded by the exons ATGCCTGGGCAGCAGCCGCAGAAAGACAAAGAAAAGGAAGAGGAGAAGGCTGATGAGGAAATGGAGCAGGATTCTCCAGAGAATGAGGAGACCTCGGATGAGGAGACCGGCAGTACTTCTGCATCTGAGGAGGAGGGTGAAGACAGCTCAG AAATGGACGATGAGGACTGTGAGCGGCGCCGCACAGCGTGTCTGGATGAAATGTCGGATTTGGAGAAGCAGTTCACGGATCTGAAAGAACA ACTGTACAAAGAGAGATTGAGTCAGGTTGAAGCCAAACTGGATGAGGTGATCGCAGGGAAAGCAACTGAGTACTTGGAGCCCCTGGCTGTCCTGCAGAAGAACATGAAAATCAGAATGGAGGTGGCAG GAGTATATAAAGATTTGTGTTTGGAAGTAATCAGAAACAGGTACGAGTGTGAACTGCAGGGAGCTCGACAACATCTGGAG AGTGAGAAGCTGTTACTGTTCGATAACATGCGGAATGAGCTATTGGAGCGAATTCAGCGATTGGAGGAGGACAAGCAAAGTATAGACATAACCTCTG AATGGTGGAATGAGGAGGTCCGTGGGAAACGGAACAAGAAGAAATGTGACACCTTTAAACCAGAAAAAAAGAAGAAGGCAGCGACTGTGTCTG GGCCATACATTGTCTACATGTTGCGAGACATTGATATCTTGGAGGACTGGACTGCAATTAAAAAG GCAAAAGCAGTTGTCGCCCagcaaaagagaaaatcagaTG GTAcaggtactgaagcagcccatggTAAAAAGGCAAAGACCTCATCTCAAGTGCTAAATGACACAG CTGTACCTAAGCAGGAAAAACATTTGTACTTGGCCAAGTGTGAAGATGGAAGATTATTCTATGAGGGAGACTGGTACAGCAAGGGGCAGAGCATCATACTGGAGATAAAGGATGAAGCACCCTCACA TGCAACAATTACGGCTATCAGCACAGGAGAGGTCTGGCTCCGCAGGTTAGATGGCAGCAAAACCAAATTGTACGTCAGCCAGCTTCAGAAAGGGAAATATTCTATCCACAAGGCATGA